The following coding sequences lie in one Oryctolagus cuniculus chromosome 7, mOryCun1.1, whole genome shotgun sequence genomic window:
- the TMCO4 gene encoding transmembrane and coiled-coil domain-containing protein 4 isoform X3, protein MATGDRRSPRLPQVTEPAAQGEPHVPTGRELTEANRFAYAALCGISLSQLFPEPEQSSFCTEFVASLVKWLELSEAVLPTMTAFASGLGGEGADMFAQTLSKDPVLKGDPSLITQDLLSFFLRDGCYDARARVLVCHLSSLLQVPLQELELLEDTFLESLKDTGEEESETAEASRKKKENRRKWKRYLLIGLATVGGGTVIGVTGGLAAPLVAAGAATIIGSAGAAALGSAAGIAIMTSLFGAAGAGLTGYKMKKRVGAIEEFTFLPLTEGRQLHITIAITGWLASGKYRTFSAPWAALAHSREQYCLAWEAKYLMELGNALETILSGLANVVAQEALKYTVLSGIVAALTWPASLLSVANVIDNPWGVCLHRSAEVGKHLAHILLSRQQRPLSRVAARPMKGLRAPRAASWTPGAGGPCHVPPQAVRPPPKGVCRGPTPSMMVRTTNHRRAFKI, encoded by the exons atgGCCACAGGGGACAGGCGAAGCCCGAGGCTGCCCCAGGTCACCGAGCCAGCCGCACAGGGGGAGCCCCACGTGCCCACGGGCCGGGAGCTGACCGAGGCCAACCGCTTCGCCTATGCCGCGCTCTGTGGCATCTCCCTGTCTCAGCTCTTTCCAGAACCCGAGCAAAG CTCCTTCTGCACGGAGTTCGTAGCCAGCCTGGTGAAGTGGCTGGAGTTGTCCGAAGCCGTCCTGCCCACCATGACTGCCTTTGCCAGCGGCCTGGGAGGCGAAGGGGCAGACATGTTTGCCCAGACCTTGTCGAAGGACCCCGTCCTGAAGGGCGACCCGTCTCTGATCACCCAG GACCTCCTGAGCTTCTTCCTCCGGGATG gGTGCTATGATGCCCGGGCCAGAGTCCTCGTCTGTCACCTGAGCTCCCTGCTGCAGGTGCCCttgcaggagctggagctcctTGAAGACACGTTCCTGGAGAGCCTGAAGGACACCGGAGAGGAGGAGTCTGA GACAGCCGAGGCGTCCCGGAAGAAGAAGGAGAACCGGAGGAAGTGGAAGCGCTATCTCCTGATAGGCCTGGCGACCGTCGGTGGCGGGACGGTGATCG GTGTGACCGGAGGTCTGGCCGCCCCACTTGTTGCTGCCGGAGCTGCGACGATCATCGGCAGTGCCGGGGCTGCGGCGCTGGGCTCGGCGGCTGGCATAGCCATCATGACCTCGCTTTTCGGTGCAGCTGGAGCCGGCCTGACAG GATACAAGATGAAGAAGCGTGTCGGGGCCATCGAGGAGTTCACGTTCCTGCCCCTGACAGAGGGCAGGCAGCTGCACATCACCATCGCCATCACCGGGTGGCTCGCGTCCGGCAAATACC GCACCTTCAGTGCCCCGTGGGCTGCCCTGGCCCACAGCCGCGAGCAGTACTGCCTGGCCTGGGAGGCCAAGTACCTGATGGAGCTTGGCAACGCCCTGGAGACCATCCTCAGTGGCCTCGCCAACGTGGTGGCCCAGGAGGCCCTCAAGTACACCGTGCTGTCTG GCATCGTGGCCGCCCTGACCTGGCCAGCCTCACTCCTCAGTGTGGCCAACGTCATTGACAACCCCTGGGGGGTGTGTCTGCATCGGTCAGCGGAAGTTGGCAAGCACCTGGCTCACATCCTGCTCTCCCGACAGCAG AGACCTCTGAGCCGGGTTGCAGCGAGGCCAATGAAGGGACTGAGGGCTCCGCGGGCTGCCAGCTGGACGCCAGGTGCCGGTGGCCCGTGCCATGTGCCTCCCCAGGCCGTGAGGCCACCGCCCAAGGGAGTCTGCCGTGGTCCAACCCCGAGTATGATGGTTAGGACGACAAATCACCGCAGAGCTTTTAAAATCTGA